CGAGAAGGTGCGGGTCCGTCTGCCGCTCGGCCGTCCCCGCACCAGGCCCGGCGCACTCGCCGGCGACAAGGCCTACTCATCCCGCGGCGACCGCTCCTACCTGCGCAAACGCAACATCAAAGCGATAGTCCCGGAGAAGCAAGACCAGGCCGCCAACCGGAAGAAGAAGGGCTCACGAGGTGGCCGGCCCGTCGGCCACGACGCCGACCTCCACAAGGAACGGAACACCGTCGAACGCCTGATCAACAAGCTGAAGGCCTGGCGAGGCATCGCCACCCGCTACGACAAAACCCCGAACCGCTACCTCGCCGGCCTCCACCTCCGCGCCGCATTGATCTGGATCGACGACCTACTCAAGACCACCGAATGATCACAACATCACACAGGCCTGGCTGTCCAAGGCCATCCACACCTCAGCGAAGCCGACTCGCCCGTCTGCGTACTCAAGGGAGATATCCGGCATCTGCTGCGTGCTGCCGTCGTCTTGGAGACGGACGCGCACGCCTGTGAACCGTGCCAGGACCCGCCCGACCTGGTACTCGAAGTCGGGAGAGGTCGGCGAAGTCGAGCTGCTTGCCCACGGTCTTCAGCGCCTCGGAGAACTTCGCGTTGAACAGCTCCTGGAACGTGGCCTTGCCGCTCTCCCGCTGGGTGCCGATGGCCTGGGCGACCTTGAACCCGGGTCCGATGAGTTCTGCCGGCCCGCGACGCGTGGCGGCCAGGACCACGCGGTCCTCCGGCTCAGTGCGTATTCCGGGTGCAGGTCCCAGACCAGGCCCGACTGCCGCGGCGGCTCCTAGGCGGGAGCGGGGGCGAGGTCGGGTCGGCGGCCCTCCGGTGAGGCGGTGTCGAGGGCGAGGACCCGCCAGGCGCCCGGGCGGAACGACTCCGCGATGGTGCGGCCCTCCAGGTGCGGGTGGCCGGCCACGTCCACGGCGGCGAAGAGCAGGACCCGCCGCTCCACCGGGATGGCCCGAGGATCTGCCGGCCCATCATCGCCCCGGCGAAGGCGTGGGCGCCGAGGTGCGTCACGCTGCGGCTGCGGGTCAGGGCAGCCGGGTGCGCGGCCCGCAGCGTGCGGTGGACGGCGGTCGCGAAGTCGTCCTCGTACAGGCGAAGCACGGCCCGAAGATTCGGCTCGACGGTGCGGGCGTACAGGGCGGACTCGAGGTTGGTGGTGTCCGAGCTGCTCAGGGCGAGCAGGGAGTGCGCCCGGCCGATGCCCGCCGCGTACGCTCCACCGCGCGCAGCAGGAGGCCGTCGGCCTGGACCACCTTGCCGCTACTCGCGACGGCGCTGGCGGCCAGCGCGGCCGCGGCCGTATAGCGTCCGAGAGCACGGTCGTCGAGGAGTCCAGCTCCTGCAGGTCGATACCCGGCTCCGCCACCATCGCGGCCTGGTCCAGGAGCTCCTCCGGGTGCTGGCCGAGCTTGCGGTTGTAGAGCCGGATCACCAGCCGCAGCCTCGGGTTGAGCCGGCGTGCCACCAGGGCGGCCCGGACGTTGGTGTCGTCGTCCTCATGGACGAGTGCCAGCGCGGCGGCCCGGCCACCCCCGCAGCGGCCAGTACCCCCGCGGTCCGTGCCCGTGGCAGCGGGACCCGCCCCAGCAGGCCGCGCCCCGCTACCCCAGGGGCGCGGCCGACGCTCGGCTGAGTGTCGCGGGCGGCGGGCGCTACCAGCGTTACCCGCTCCTTGTAGACCTCCCGCAGCTCGCAGGCCGGCCGACGGGCCAGCCCGTCGTCACCGCACACGATCATCCGCCCATCAGCGGCGGGCTGTTGAGGCTGCACCGATATTGAAGACCCATCCGGGGGAATCAACGGCCTGGAGCGCACCGCGGGCGCGTTGTGCGGCGAGACATGGGGGATGACCGCTCATGAACACCGGGCCTGGAGCAGCAGCTCTTACGCGCAGGCGATGCACACCCCGCAGCGCACGCTGTCACTGCGCGATGCGGAGGGCTGGCACTTCCCCCTGGACCTGGAGCGGTGGTGTGGCCGGGCGGACGAGGCCGACCGGACGGTTCTGCGCCGGTGCACCGGCCGGGTGCTGGACATCGGGTGCGGCGCCGGCCGGCTGGTCGAGGCGTTGACGGGGCGGGGCCGCCAGGTCCTCGGCATCGACGTCTGTCCTTCCGCCGTGATCACGACGGTGTGCCGGGGAGGGTACGCAATGAGCAGGTCCGTCTTCGATCCTCTCCCCGACGAGGGCGGGTGGGGGACGGCGCTGCTGATCGACGGGAACATCGGCATCGGCGGTGACCCCCGACGGTTGCTCCGCCGCGTCCGGGCCCTCGTGCACCGGGAAGGCCTCCTCCTGGTGGAGGTCGCCGCCACTGATGTGGACGAGCGCCGCCGCGTCCGTATCCATGCCGGGCAATGGCCCGTGAGTGCCGTCTTCCCATGGGCCGTGGTCGGCGCCGCGGCGCTGAAGCGCCAGGCGGCGTCGGAGGGATGGACCGAGGCCGAGCGGTGGACCAGTACTGGAGGCCGTCACTTCGTCGCGCTGCGGGCCTGCCGCTGAGCACGGCTCCGGCCCCATGTCCGTACGATCAGGACCATGGCCGAGGCGGCGAACAGCGCGGCGGTGATCAGCAGCCACCGGGCCAGGAAGCCGTCCGCCGGGAGGGCGGTCGCGGCGGTGTAGTGCCCGACCTGTTCCAGGATCAGCGGCCACCAGACCAGCAGCAGGACACCGGAGACGAACCCGGGAACGCGGACGTAGTTGACGCTCACCGGTGGCGTGGACCGGCCGTCGTCCGGGCCCCGGGTGAACAGGGCCTGTGCCGCCCGATCGGTGAGCGAGTACAGGGGGAGCAGTACGAGGTCGTGGAGGAGGGCCGCGCCGACGAACCACATGGCCACGCCGACGGTGTCGCCCTCGAACAGGCGCAGTCCGGCGTAGAGGGCGAGGGCGAAGGAGGCCAGGACGAGGAGCAGGTGCAGCGGGGAGGCGCCGTAGCGGCGGCGGAAGGCCGTCGGAGCGCTCATGCCGGCTCTCCGAACGTCAGGCGGGTGACCCATTTGGTGTTGTGTACTCCGGGTGCCCCGGGGACGATGATCCGCGCTGGATAGCCGTGGTCGGACGAGAGCGGCGCCCCGTTGACCCGGAGGGCCAGGAGCGAGCGGCTGTCGCGGACCTGGTTGTCGCGCAGCACGGCCGAACGGAAGGGGCCGCCGCGCTGTACCGACTCCACCAGTACCTCGGGCGCGCGCACGCCGAGCCCTGCGAGGGCGGCCAGTTCGGTGAGCGGGACCCCGCTCCACTGCTGGTCGGTGGTGGACCAGCCTTCCACGCAGGCGATGGGCAGGGCAGCCTCGTGCTGCGTCATCGCCAGCAGCTGCCGGTAGGTGATATCGACCTGCTGTCCGGGGCCGCGTACGGTCAGCCGCCAGGCGGGACCGATGTCGCTGGGCCGGATGCCGACCGAGGCGGCGGTCTTGTTGATCTGGAAGCCGTTCGGGCCCGAGCCGGGGTCCCGGCCGTGCGGTGCCAGCAGCGCGGTCTGCCGCCACCACCCGCCGATGCTCTGCCCCGCTGTGACCACCAGCAGCGCCACCGACCCGAGCCCGACCATGGCCAGGGCGCCCCGGCGCGAGACGGTCGGCGCCGCAGGCCGCGGCGCGACCAGCCCCGGCGCCGCCTCGGTACCCGCCGCGGGCTCCCCGAGACGGCGGCTGACAGCGCGGAGCGCCCTGGGCAGCCGGAACGTCACGTGCACGACGAAGGCGCCGATGAACACCCAGGCTCCGTAGAAGTGCAGGGTGTAGAAGGAGCCGGGGAAAATGTAGTGGAGCTGTACGTTGAGGATGCCGGTGACGAATTCGAAGCCGGCGCCGCCGACCAGGAGGAGCAGGGACAGGCGGTCGACGGCGTGGCTCACCGAGCGGATCGGGGGCCACTCGAACAGCTTTGGAATGACCGACCACAGCTTCGCCAGCAGCACGGGCACCAGCACGACCCCGAGCGTCACGTGGACGCCCTGGGTCAGCCGGTAGAGCCAGTACGGTGACGTCGGCCAGGAGAACAGGTAGAAGCCGAGCCACCCCTTGTTCGGAGTCTGATCGTTGACCGCCGCCAGATCCGGGTTGTAAGCGGCGTACGACAGCAGGCCCGTCACGAACAGCACCGTGATCCCGAACAGCAGGGCGAGCCCGAACACCGCGGTCAGCCACGGGCCGCGGAGAGGGCTGCGCCAGAACTCCGGCCGCGCCGGCCCCGGGGGAGGCCCCGCAGACCCTGCGGACTTCACGAGCGCACGCAACCGTGCCACCGGCCCGGGCCTCGTCACCTCGGCGGCAGCAGACTTCCCGGGCGTGGCGGCCCTCCCCGTCCGGTCATCGTCCGACGCGCCGTCGGCGCTCCCGGACGCGTGACCATGCGGGCGCCGTGGGGTGCCGCCCGGCGGCTGCCCGCTGCCGCTCTCACCCATAAGGAATTCTCCGCCCACAGCATTGCCGAGCCCACCGGACAGCCACTCTCACCGAGAACATCCAGATCAGAGCCGTACGGCACGCGTGACACGGCCAGATACGCCCTCCTGGGCCTGACGAGGGAACCTGTTGACAGGTCATGGGAAGCGACAGCAGAGGCGCCTGACAGGTGGGGACTTTGACAGGTCTTACGAGGCGAGGCCGACGTCGAGGATCTTGGCGGCTTTACCGATGGAGCCGGGCATGAGGTGGCGGTAGATCTCGAAGGTGATGTCGAGGCTCTTGTGGCCCATCCATTCGGCGACGTCGGTGATGGGGATGCCGTTGGTGAGGCAGTTCGAGGCGAAGAAGTGGCGGAGGCTGTAGATCACCATGCCGTCGGGGATGTTGACCTCGTCGACTCGTTTGATGCGTTGCCACTGGTTCTGGAGGTAGTAGACGAGGTACGGCTTGGTGGGGTCCTGGGGGTGGCGGAGGAGGTAGCCGTCGACCGTGCCGTGGTTGTCGGCGTACCGCTCGATGGTTTCGCGGATGCGGGCCGGGAGGGGGACGTCGCGGTAGTCGGTGGCCTGTCGTGGAGGCCGCCGCACCACGTTGTGGACAGTAAACAATGCGCGGTGTCGTAGCAGCAGCGGTTCATCAGTCGGGCCCACCATGCCTGGCAGGGCTTGCCCTCGGTGTCCATCGCGACGAAGGCCGGCTGGGCGGTGGCCAACTCTGTAGTGGGGCAGGGTGCGTTCCAGCGATCGGCCCGCACGGGGACGGCGACGTCATCGATGTGCGGCCGGCCTGTTCCACTTCGGCGTCGACGTCGAGCAGTGCGGCTCGCTGCCGGGGATCGTCGAGGACGACGACCTCGGGGCCTACGTAAAGCCGGTCGCCGGTCCCGCCGAACATCGGCGTCGATCAGCTAACCCAGCAGATCAGCCCCCTGTGCACGCACGCCGCAGACGGTGTGGTCCACGAGTCGCCGGTCAAAGCCACCTTCAGCCTGGGCCGGTTCATGACCGAATGGGACGTCGCCCTCATCACGGAGTCCATGGCTGCCTCAAGGCCGAGAACGGCAACGAGCTCCACGCCTACGTGCCTACGTCAACGGCAAGGAACGGCCCGGTGACCCGTCCGGGATCGAGCTGCGGGCGCACGCGAAACCGCTCTCGTCTACGGGCCCACAACCACGAAGGTCACCGTGCCGGACAGCTGCGACCGGCCGCCCGGCGAAGAGACCCACGCGAAGAACGGCCACGTGCGCCGACTTCCCGTCCGGCTTGGCGGCCCTCCTGCCCGCTACCGGCAATCCCCCAGTCGCTGCCGCAGACGTACCTCAGGTCGATCGATGTCACGCGGTACGGATCAGCGCGCGGATGAGTCGCTCGACCTGCGCCTGAGAACCCGGCGCCGCATCGGCCGAGCCGGTCATCAGGAGGTGGTGCAGCGTCCCCACCAGCGCGAGCGCCACCGACTCCACGTCCAACGGCGTCGCGACCCTCCCGATCTCCTGCTCCGCCCGCAGGTAGCCGCTGACCGCCTCCTGGATCGCGGTGAACCCCGGGGCGCCGGCCTGCCAGGCCTGCCGGACCCGCTGGGCCGCCAGCGGCCGGGTCACCGCCAGCCCCACCAGCCCCGGATCCAGGGACAGCACCGCTGAGGCCACATCCGCGAGGTTCTCTCCTACTGAACCGGTACCCGCTCTGGAGGGCAGATCCTCGGACAGGGCGGCGGCCGTTCCGAACCGGTACAGGACCAGTTCGGCGACGAACTCGTCCAGCCCGGCGAAGTGCGTGTGCAGCACCCCCTTGGCGCAGCCGGCCTCCTCGGTGACGGCCCTGCTGGTCAGCGCTGCGGCCCCGTCCCGAGCCAGGACGCGCTCTGCTGCAGCAAACAACCGCTCCCGCAGGCCTTCGATGGCTACTCCGCGCGGTGACATCAACTTCCTCCTGAGGCAAGGGCATTGCAGCTATGGGCATCCGCCCATACTGTTTGGGCGTACGCCCATTCTAGGGCTCCCGCTACCCAATCGGAGGTCATTCCGCATGCAACAGACCGCCAACACCGCCCAGGCACAGTCATGGAACGGCTACGAAGGCACGCACTGGGCTGCCCACCACGACCGCTGGAACGTGGTCAACGCCGGCTTCAACGAACCACTGATGGCGACCGCGTCGATTCGTCCCGGGGAGCACGTTCTCGACATCGGCTGCGGCGCGGGCGCGACCACGCGTCTGGCCGCCCGTGCAGCGGAGCAGGGCTACGCCGCCGGCCTCGACCTCTCCGGCCCCATGCTCGAACAAGCCCGGACCGTTGCCGCTGAAGAAGGCATCACCAACATCTCCTTCACGCGCGGCGACGCCCAGGTCCACGACCTGCCCCGAGCGACCTTCGACGTCGCG
The Streptomyces sp. NBC_01296 DNA segment above includes these coding regions:
- a CDS encoding class I SAM-dependent methyltransferase — encoded protein: MTAHEHRAWSSSSYAQAMHTPQRTLSLRDAEGWHFPLDLERWCGRADEADRTVLRRCTGRVLDIGCGAGRLVEALTGRGRQVLGIDVCPSAVITTVCRGGYAMSRSVFDPLPDEGGWGTALLIDGNIGIGGDPRRLLRRVRALVHREGLLLVEVAATDVDERRRVRIHAGQWPVSAVFPWAVVGAAALKRQAASEGWTEAERWTSTGGRHFVALRACR
- a CDS encoding molybdopterin-dependent oxidoreductase — translated: MKSAGSAGPPPGPARPEFWRSPLRGPWLTAVFGLALLFGITVLFVTGLLSYAAYNPDLAAVNDQTPNKGWLGFYLFSWPTSPYWLYRLTQGVHVTLGVVLVPVLLAKLWSVIPKLFEWPPIRSVSHAVDRLSLLLLVGGAGFEFVTGILNVQLHYIFPGSFYTLHFYGAWVFIGAFVVHVTFRLPRALRAVSRRLGEPAAGTEAAPGLVAPRPAAPTVSRRGALAMVGLGSVALLVVTAGQSIGGWWRQTALLAPHGRDPGSGPNGFQINKTAASVGIRPSDIGPAWRLTVRGPGQQVDITYRQLLAMTQHEAALPIACVEGWSTTDQQWSGVPLTELAALAGLGVRAPEVLVESVQRGGPFRSAVLRDNQVRDSRSLLALRVNGAPLSSDHGYPARIIVPGAPGVHNTKWVTRLTFGEPA
- a CDS encoding TetR/AcrR family transcriptional regulator gives rise to the protein MSPRGVAIEGLRERLFAAAERVLARDGAAALTSRAVTEEAGCAKGVLHTHFAGLDEFVAELVLYRFGTAAALSEDLPSRAGTGSVGENLADVASAVLSLDPGLVGLAVTRPLAAQRVRQAWQAGAPGFTAIQEAVSGYLRAEQEIGRVATPLDVESVALALVGTLHHLLMTGSADAAPGSQAQVERLIRALIRTA